The genome window GTCGCGCATCCGGGCGATGTAGCGCTTGTAGGAGGCGGCGTCCGACAATTGCCCGCGCGCCTCGTGGTAGGTCCAGAAGTTGCTGTCGCTGTTGGCCGGCATCTCGAAATCGCGAAACGAGATGTCGGCGACCGCCGCTTCGAGCTGGGCGATGAGCACGGCGCGATTGACCTGCTGGGCGGGCGACAGCGCCGCGGGATCGATCCGCCGCGCCTGGGCGAGCAGCCCCGCGAGATGGGCGCCGCGCCGGGCCATCGTCGCGGGGTCGACGCGCGGCAGATAGTGCGCCTGGTCGGTCTGGCCGCGGCTGTCCTCGACCGAGCCATATTCGCGCGACTGCCAGGTGGCGAAGCCCTCGTGCAGTGCGACGAGGGCCTGGTCGGCGGCGCCGGCCGGGGCGGGTGCGGTTGGAGCGGGCGCTTGCGCGCGAGCGGCGGCGGGGAGCGCGGTGGCGGCGAGAGTGGCGGCGAGGAGGAGCGTGCGGGTCATCGCGCCAGCCTAGCGGGGCGGGCGCGCGCCGCAATCCCGCGTTGACCTCGACCGGAAGGGCCCGCACAACCCGCTGCGAGCCTTGTCGGGGAGAGTGATGTGCGGACTTTTAGTGTTGCCTTGGCGCTGGTGAGCGCCGCCCCAGTCGCGGCGCAGGCCACCGATCCCTATCTGTGGCTCGAGGAGATCGAGGGCGCCAAGCCACTCGAGCAGGTCAAGGCGTGGAACGCCGAAACTGAGGCGGTGCTGACCGCGATGCCGGGCTTTGCCGAGCGGCAGGCGCGGGCGGCGAAGATCTTGCAGGACCCGGCGCAGATCGCGATTCCGAGCGCGGTGATCGGCGACAAGGTGCTCAACCATTGGGTCGACGCCAATCACAAGCGCGGGCTGTGGCGCATGGCCAGCCTCGATTCCTATCTCGCCGGCAAGCCCGAGTGGCGGGTGCTCATCGACGTCGATGCGCTTGGGCGTGCGGAGGGCAAGAGCTGGGTGTGGCACGGCGCCGACTGCCTGGCGCCGGAGTACAGGCGCTGCCTGGTGGCGCTGTCGCCGGGCGGGACCGACGCCGACGTGGTGCGCGAGTTCGACCTCCAGACGGGCAAGTTCGTCGACGGCGGGTTCGTGGTGCCCGAAGGCAAGAGCGACGTGGTCTGGCTCAACCGCGACGCGCTGCTGGTGGCGCGAGTCGAGGGCGAGGGGACGGCGACCCGGTCGGGCTATCCGCGGATCGTCAAGATGTGGCGGCGCGGCACGCCGTGGTCGGCCGCGACGACGGTGCTCGAAGGGACCGAAAGCGACATCAGCGTCGGCGGGTCGGTGATCATGGACGGCGAACGGCGGCGGGCGTTCGTGCGCCGCGGGACCGGCTTTTTTGAGTCGCAATGGTCGCTGCTCGATTCCGCCGGCAGGGCGGTCCGACTGCCGATCCCGGAAAGCGTGGTGTTCCGCGACGTGCTCGCCGGGCGCGCGATCGTCAGCCTGGTCGATCCGCTCGGCAGCTTCCTGCCGGGCGACCTCGTCGCGTTCGAGCTCGACCGGCCGTCTGCCGCGCCGACGCTGGTGATGCGGCCGAGCGCCAAGCAATCGATCGAGCAGGTATCGGCCAGCGACAAGGTTCTCTGGGTCAAATTGCTCGACGACGTGTCGGGCAAGCTGCTTGCGCTGCGGCCCGGCGCGGGGGGCAAGTGGACGGCGTCGCCGCTCGACCTTCCGGCCAACAGCACGCTGAGCCTTGGCGCCGTGTCGGGCAAGGGCGACATGGCGTTTGTAGCGGTCGAGGGCATGTTGACCCCGACAGCCTTGCTGGCGGTCGGCGCCGACGGATCGAAGCGCCAGGTGGCGGCGCTGCCAGCGCAATTCGATGCGTCGCAACTGACCGTGGCGCAGCTGTTCGCGACGTCGAAGGATGGCACGCGCGTGCCCTATTTCATCGTCCGCAAGAAGGGATCGGCGGGCGCGGCGCCGGCGCTGATCCACGCCTATGGCGGGTTCCGCGCGGCGCAGACCCCGACCTATCTTACCGGCCAGCCCTATCGTTCAGGACCGCTCGGCTTGTTCTTCGCCGAGGACGGCGGCGCCTATGTGCTGGCCAACATCCGCGGCGGCGGAGAATATGGGCCGGCGTGGCACAAGGCGGCACTGCGCGAAAAGCGCCAGGCAAGCTTCGACGATCTGGAAGCGGTGGCGCGCGACCTCATCGCGCGGGGCATCGCGCGCAAGGATTCGATCGCCATCTCCGGACGCTCGAACGGCGGGGTGCTGACCGGGGCGGCGATCACCCAGCATCCCGACCTCTATCGCGCGGCGATCATCGGCTCACCATTGTTCGACATGCAGCGCTATTCGAAGCTGTCGGCGGGGGCGTCGTGGATCGACGAATATGGCGACCCCGACAAGCCGGCCGACTGGGCGTTCATGAGCCGCTACTCGCCCTACCAGAACATCCGGCCGGGGGTGCGCTATCCGGCGACCTTCTTCTACCTTTCGACCAAGGACGACCGGGTGCATCCCGGCCACGCGCGCAAGGGCGCGGCGAAGCTCAAGGCGACCGGGAGTACGGTCTATTACCACGAGTTCCTGGAAGGCGGCCATTCGGTCGGCGCCGATCGGGCGGAGGACGCCAAGCGCGCGGCGCTGCTGTGGGCGTTCCTGAAGCGCGAGCTGCCGGGCGCGCGCTAGGACACGATCGGCCGGGGGCTTCGGCGGGGGGACAGGTGA of Sphingomonas mesophila contains these proteins:
- a CDS encoding prolyl oligopeptidase family serine peptidase translates to MSAAPVAAQATDPYLWLEEIEGAKPLEQVKAWNAETEAVLTAMPGFAERQARAAKILQDPAQIAIPSAVIGDKVLNHWVDANHKRGLWRMASLDSYLAGKPEWRVLIDVDALGRAEGKSWVWHGADCLAPEYRRCLVALSPGGTDADVVREFDLQTGKFVDGGFVVPEGKSDVVWLNRDALLVARVEGEGTATRSGYPRIVKMWRRGTPWSAATTVLEGTESDISVGGSVIMDGERRRAFVRRGTGFFESQWSLLDSAGRAVRLPIPESVVFRDVLAGRAIVSLVDPLGSFLPGDLVAFELDRPSAAPTLVMRPSAKQSIEQVSASDKVLWVKLLDDVSGKLLALRPGAGGKWTASPLDLPANSTLSLGAVSGKGDMAFVAVEGMLTPTALLAVGADGSKRQVAALPAQFDASQLTVAQLFATSKDGTRVPYFIVRKKGSAGAAPALIHAYGGFRAAQTPTYLTGQPYRSGPLGLFFAEDGGAYVLANIRGGGEYGPAWHKAALREKRQASFDDLEAVARDLIARGIARKDSIAISGRSNGGVLTGAAITQHPDLYRAAIIGSPLFDMQRYSKLSAGASWIDEYGDPDKPADWAFMSRYSPYQNIRPGVRYPATFFYLSTKDDRVHPGHARKGAAKLKATGSTVYYHEFLEGGHSVGADRAEDAKRAALLWAFLKRELPGAR